The proteins below come from a single Balaenoptera ricei isolate mBalRic1 chromosome 17, mBalRic1.hap2, whole genome shotgun sequence genomic window:
- the DCSTAMP gene encoding dendritic cell-specific transmembrane protein, whose protein sequence is MGVWTSVTNIFLSLWRTYVSPRSLGWMDFTQHLGTCCFVAFISVGLLSGAFSWLLSSFVVFTTSWMVTCALLCCSKHARCFILLFFLSCGLREGRNALITAGTGIVIFGHVENIFHNFKGLLDSMTCNLRAKSFSIHFPLLKKYIEAIQWIYGLATHLSLFDDLVSWNQTLEVSLFSPSQALEAQLNDTTDRALHVLYQVVTATEVLSSLGRQLFALTGLLLVLLGTGLFMRRFLGSCGWKFENIYVTRQFVQFDERERHAQRPCVLPLNKQERKKFISGFQS, encoded by the coding sequence ATGGGTGTCTGGACCTCAGTCACCAATATCTTCCTCAGTCTTTGGAGGACGTATGTGTCTCCAAGGAGCCTTGGATGGATGGACTTCACCCAACATTTGGGCACTTGCTGTTTTGTTGCTTTCATTTCCGTGGGCCTCCTCTCTGGGGCCTTCTCCTGGCTTCTGTCCTCATTCGTAGTCTTCACCACCTCCTGGATGGTCACGTGTGCTCTGCTGTGCTGCTCCAAGCACGCACGGTGTTTCATTCTGCTCTTCTTCCTCTCGTGTGGCCTGCGTGAAGGCAGGAACGCTTTGATCACCGCTGGCACAGGGATAGTAATCTTTGGACACgtggaaaatatttttcacaacttTAAAGGTCTCCTGGACAGTATGACTTGCAACCTAAGGGCAAAGAGCTTTTCCATCCATTTTCCActcttgaaaaaatatattgaagcAATTCAGTGGATATACGGCCTTGCCACTCACCTAAGTCTATTTGATGACCTTGTTTCTTGGAACCAAACCCTGGAGGTCTCTCTTTTTAGTCCCAGCCAAGCCCTGGAGGCACAGCTCAATGACACTACAGACAGAGCCCTGCATGTCTTGTACCAGGTAGTGACGGCGACAGAGGTGTTGTCTTCCCTGGGGCGGCAGCTATTTGCCCTCACAGGGCTTCTGCTGGTGCTACTTGGCACTGGCCTCTTCATGAGGCGATTTTTGGGCTCCTGTGGTTGGAAGTTTGAGAACATCTACGTCACCAGACAATTTGTTCAGTTTGACGAGAGAGAGAGGCACGCACAGAGGCCCTGCGTTCTCCCGCTGAATaagcaggaaaggaagaa